One genomic region from Streptomyces sp. Li-HN-5-11 encodes:
- a CDS encoding helix-turn-helix transcriptional regulator, producing MRQLRLAKDAMDREWADPELDLDGIAAHAGYSRYHFIRAFREAYGETPGQYLTHRRIERAGDLLRTANLSVTEICHLVGFSSVGTFSARFKARTGLSPSEYRTRHVGRGAALIPGCYAMLWAGGFRPGTDPGPRDGARRSNSGEAR from the coding sequence ATGCGGCAGTTGCGGCTGGCCAAGGACGCGATGGACCGGGAGTGGGCCGATCCGGAGCTGGATCTGGACGGGATCGCGGCGCATGCCGGGTATTCGCGGTACCACTTCATACGGGCCTTCAGGGAGGCGTACGGCGAGACGCCGGGCCAGTATCTGACGCACCGCCGCATCGAGCGGGCCGGGGACCTGCTGCGCACCGCGAACCTGTCGGTGACCGAGATCTGCCATCTCGTCGGCTTCAGCAGCGTCGGCACGTTCTCGGCGCGGTTCAAGGCCCGGACCGGGCTCAGCCCGAGCGAGTACCGCACCCGGCACGTAGGCCGCGGCGCCGCCCTCATCCCCGGCTGCTACGCCATGCTGTGGGCGGGCGGGTTCCGGCCCGGCACGGACCCCGGCCCCCGGGACGGCGCACGGCGGAGCAATTCCGGAGAAGCGCGCTGA
- the cseC gene encoding two-component system sensor histidine kinase CseC produces MRGITRRLLQGRLEQTDIRTGLRWKLSAAIALVGALVAIALSLVVHDAARVSMLDNARDLAAERIKIAQLAYEHGRPNFPGIKTDDPQLPPELREKVGKGRLWTFVADHPSGEPDIWAAVALKDGHVLSMHTHFTDRSTNILKDLDQALVIGSIAVVLGGSALGVLIGGQLSRRLRKAATAANQVAKGETDVRVRDAIGGVVRDETDDLARAVDAMADALQQRLEAERRVTADIAHELRTPVTGLLTAAELLPPGRPTELVLDRAKAMRTLVEDVLEVARLDGASERAELQDIMLGEFVTRRVAAKDPDVEVRVVHESMVTTDPRRLERVLFNLLANAARHGKPPIQVTVEGRVIRVRDHGPGFPEDLLAEGPSRFRTGSRDRAGHGHGLGLTIAAGQARVLGARLTFRNVRPAGLPEHIPAEGAVAVLWLPEHAPTNTGSHPMLPGR; encoded by the coding sequence ATGCGGGGGATCACGCGGCGCCTGCTCCAGGGGCGCCTGGAGCAGACGGACATCCGTACGGGTCTGCGGTGGAAGCTCAGTGCGGCCATCGCGCTGGTCGGCGCGCTGGTGGCGATCGCGCTGAGTCTGGTGGTCCACGACGCCGCGCGCGTGTCGATGCTGGACAACGCGCGCGACCTCGCGGCCGAGCGGATCAAGATCGCACAGCTCGCCTACGAGCACGGCCGGCCCAACTTCCCCGGCATAAAGACCGACGATCCGCAGCTGCCGCCGGAGCTGCGGGAGAAGGTCGGGAAGGGCCGACTGTGGACGTTCGTCGCCGACCATCCCAGCGGGGAGCCGGACATCTGGGCTGCCGTCGCGCTCAAGGACGGGCACGTGCTGTCGATGCACACCCATTTCACCGACCGCAGCACGAACATCCTCAAGGATCTCGACCAGGCCCTGGTGATCGGCTCCATCGCGGTCGTCCTGGGCGGCAGCGCGCTGGGCGTCCTCATAGGGGGTCAGCTCTCGCGTCGGCTGCGCAAGGCGGCGACCGCGGCGAACCAGGTCGCCAAGGGTGAGACGGACGTACGGGTCCGGGACGCCATCGGGGGTGTCGTACGCGACGAGACCGACGACCTCGCGCGCGCGGTGGACGCGATGGCGGACGCCCTGCAGCAGCGGCTGGAGGCCGAGCGGCGGGTCACGGCGGACATCGCGCACGAGCTGCGCACCCCGGTGACCGGGCTGCTGACGGCCGCTGAACTGCTGCCGCCCGGCCGCCCGACCGAGCTGGTCCTGGACCGCGCCAAGGCCATGCGCACGCTCGTCGAGGACGTCCTGGAGGTCGCCCGGCTCGACGGGGCCTCCGAGCGGGCCGAGCTGCAGGACATCATGCTGGGCGAGTTCGTCACCCGGCGGGTGGCGGCGAAGGACCCGGACGTCGAGGTGCGGGTGGTGCACGAGTCGATGGTCACCACCGATCCACGGCGACTGGAGCGGGTGCTGTTCAACCTGCTCGCCAACGCCGCCCGGCACGGCAAGCCGCCGATCCAGGTGACCGTGGAGGGCCGGGTCATCCGGGTACGGGACCACGGCCCGGGTTTCCCGGAGGACCTGCTCGCCGAGGGCCCGAGCCGCTTCCGCACCGGCAGCAGGGACCGCGCCGGCCACGGTCACGGCCTGGGCCTGACCATCGCGGCCGGTCAGGCCCGCGTTCTCGGCGCGCGCCTGACCTTCCGCAACGTGCGCCCGGCCGGCCTCCCGGAGCACATCCCGGCAGAGGGCGCGGTCGCCGTGCTGTGGCTGCCGGAGCACGCCCCGACGAACACGGGCAGCCACCCGATGCTGCCGGGCCGCTGA
- a CDS encoding HAD family acid phosphatase produces the protein MTRRSWTHRIGMTAVATVAVTALAVPVGAQAATGATASAAADRAATATASGKVDYATWQKDCQAVMDQALPYLQQRIANARPGEKQAIVFDIDNTTLASDFGFNYPVPANPPVLKAAQYAQEHGVSLFFVTARPDIINAATQYNLTSVGYDVAGLYARNLIDLFKNVADYKTAQRAAIESKGYTIIANIGNNTSDLSGGHAEKTFKLPDYDGQLS, from the coding sequence ATGACCAGACGTAGCTGGACGCACCGCATCGGCATGACCGCCGTCGCCACGGTCGCCGTCACGGCTCTGGCCGTCCCCGTGGGCGCGCAGGCCGCGACGGGCGCCACGGCGTCCGCCGCCGCGGACAGGGCCGCCACCGCCACCGCGTCCGGCAAGGTCGACTACGCGACCTGGCAGAAGGACTGTCAGGCCGTGATGGACCAGGCCCTGCCCTACCTGCAGCAGCGCATCGCGAACGCACGGCCCGGGGAGAAGCAGGCCATCGTGTTCGACATCGACAACACCACCCTGGCGAGCGACTTCGGCTTCAACTACCCGGTGCCGGCCAACCCGCCCGTGCTGAAGGCCGCCCAGTACGCCCAGGAGCACGGCGTCTCCCTGTTCTTCGTCACCGCCCGCCCGGACATCATCAACGCGGCGACGCAGTACAACCTCACGTCCGTCGGCTACGACGTCGCAGGCCTCTACGCCCGCAACCTGATCGACCTGTTCAAGAACGTCGCCGACTACAAGACCGCCCAGCGCGCCGCCATCGAGTCCAAGGGCTACACGATCATCGCGAACATCGGCAACAACACGAGCGACCTCTCCGGCGGCCACGCCGAGAAGACCTTCAAGCTGCCGGACTACGACGGGCAGCTGTCGTAG
- a CDS encoding A/G-specific adenine glycosylase has protein sequence MTAPTLPPHSSPTAPAPAPAPGTGTATGTPAGVSGGPLGQTLHAQVITWFDDNARDLPWRRPDAGAWGVMVSEFMLQQTPVSRVLPVYEQWLERWPRPADLAKEAPGEAVRAWGRLGYPRRALRLHGAAVAITERHGGDVPTEHAQLLALPGIGEYTAAAVASFAYGQRHAVLDTNVRRVFARAVTGVQYPPNATTAAERRLARSLLPEDERTAARWAAASMELGALVCTAKNESCHRCPITAHCAWHLAGKPEHEGPPRRGQTYAGTDRQVRGKLLAVLREAHAPVPQAVLDRVWHEPVQRARALDGLVADGLVEPLPGGLYRLPLT, from the coding sequence ATGACTGCGCCCACACTGCCCCCACACAGCAGCCCCACCGCCCCGGCCCCCGCCCCGGCCCCCGGAACCGGCACCGCCACCGGCACACCCGCCGGCGTCTCCGGCGGCCCGCTCGGGCAGACCCTGCACGCCCAGGTCATCACCTGGTTCGACGACAACGCCCGCGATCTGCCCTGGCGGCGCCCCGACGCCGGCGCCTGGGGCGTGATGGTCAGCGAGTTCATGCTGCAGCAGACGCCGGTGAGCCGCGTACTGCCCGTCTACGAGCAGTGGCTCGAGCGCTGGCCCCGTCCCGCCGACCTCGCCAAGGAGGCACCGGGTGAGGCCGTGCGCGCCTGGGGCCGGCTCGGCTACCCGCGCCGCGCCCTGCGCCTGCACGGCGCCGCGGTCGCCATAACGGAACGGCACGGCGGCGACGTACCCACCGAACACGCACAACTGCTCGCGCTGCCCGGCATCGGCGAGTACACGGCGGCGGCGGTCGCGTCCTTCGCCTACGGGCAGCGGCACGCCGTCCTCGACACCAACGTGCGCCGCGTCTTCGCCCGCGCCGTCACCGGCGTCCAGTACCCGCCGAACGCCACCACCGCCGCCGAGCGCCGTCTCGCCCGCTCCCTGCTGCCCGAGGACGAGCGGACGGCCGCCCGCTGGGCCGCCGCCTCCATGGAGCTGGGCGCGCTGGTGTGCACGGCGAAGAACGAGTCGTGCCACCGCTGCCCGATCACCGCGCACTGTGCCTGGCACCTCGCGGGCAAGCCGGAGCACGAGGGCCCGCCGCGCCGCGGCCAGACGTACGCCGGTACGGACCGGCAGGTCCGCGGCAAGCTGCTGGCCGTGCTGCGGGAGGCCCACGCGCCGGTGCCGCAGGCGGTGCTCGACCGGGTGTGGCACGAGCCGGTGCAGCGGGCCCGGGCCCTGGACGGGCTCGTAGCGGACGGTCTGGTGGAGCCGCTGCCGGGCGGCCTGTACCGGCTGCCGCTGACCTGA
- a CDS encoding VOC family protein codes for MIKGLAITTVWVLDQDRARDFYTQKLGLEVRSDMTMGEGGMRWLTVGAPGQPDVELTLMVPGPPAMDPESAEMMKKLVAKGALGAGVLATDDIHGDYKKFKDRGVEFLQEPQERPYGTEALFRDDSGNWFSFTQRREGGLDLDKDWAS; via the coding sequence ATGATCAAGGGTCTCGCGATCACCACCGTCTGGGTCCTCGACCAGGACCGGGCCAGGGACTTCTACACGCAGAAGCTGGGCCTGGAGGTCCGTTCGGACATGACCATGGGGGAGGGCGGAATGCGCTGGCTCACCGTCGGCGCCCCCGGCCAGCCCGACGTCGAGCTGACCCTCATGGTGCCCGGGCCGCCCGCCATGGACCCCGAGTCGGCGGAGATGATGAAGAAGCTCGTCGCCAAGGGCGCTCTCGGCGCCGGCGTGCTCGCGACCGACGACATCCACGGCGACTACAAGAAGTTCAAGGACCGCGGCGTGGAGTTCCTGCAGGAGCCCCAGGAGCGCCCCTACGGCACCGAGGCGCTCTTCCGTGACGACTCCGGCAACTGGTTCTCCTTCACCCAGCGGCGGGAGGGCGGCCTGGACCTGGACAAGGACTGGGCGAGCTGA
- a CDS encoding SigE family RNA polymerase sigma factor, which produces MAQGEVLEFEEYVRTRQDALLRSARRLVPDPVDAQDLLQTALVRTYGRWEGIADKRLADAYLRRVMINTRTEWWRARKLEEVPTEQLPDACVDDSTEQHADRALLMDIMKVLAPKQRSVVVLRHWEQMSTEETAAALGMSAGTVKSTLHRALARLREELEARDLDARALEREERERCAA; this is translated from the coding sequence ATGGCGCAGGGCGAGGTGCTCGAGTTCGAGGAGTACGTGCGCACCCGGCAGGACGCGCTGCTGCGCAGCGCGCGCCGTCTGGTGCCGGACCCGGTCGACGCCCAGGACCTGCTCCAGACGGCGCTCGTGCGGACCTACGGCCGCTGGGAGGGCATCGCCGACAAGCGGCTCGCGGACGCCTACCTGCGCCGGGTGATGATCAACACGCGCACCGAGTGGTGGCGGGCCCGCAAGCTGGAAGAGGTCCCGACCGAGCAGCTCCCGGACGCCTGCGTCGACGACTCCACCGAGCAGCACGCCGATCGCGCGCTTCTGATGGACATCATGAAAGTTCTCGCCCCCAAGCAGCGAAGCGTCGTCGTGCTGCGACACTGGGAGCAGATGTCCACGGAGGAGACGGCCGCCGCCCTCGGCATGTCCGCGGGTACGGTCAAGAGCACGCTGCACCGGGCGCTCGCCCGGCTCCGCGAGGAGCTGGAGGCCCGCGATCTGGACGCACGCGCGCTGGAGCGTGAGGAGCGGGAGCGTTGCGCGGCCTGA
- a CDS encoding TetR/AcrR family transcriptional regulator, translating to MGGTMDGTKQQRRGNTRQRIQDVALELFAEQGYEKTSLREIAERLDVTKAALYYHFKTKEEILVSLFEDLTQPIEDLIEWGRQQPHTLATKQEIVRRYDQALSGAAPLFRFMQENQATVRELRIGDTFKDRMRGLRDIIIDPDSGLTDQVRCISAIFTLHAGMFVLQDLEGDPEEKRKAVLEVAIDLVTQAHRGAEGS from the coding sequence ATGGGCGGCACCATGGACGGCACCAAGCAGCAGCGCCGCGGAAACACCCGCCAGCGCATCCAGGACGTGGCGCTCGAACTCTTCGCCGAGCAGGGCTACGAGAAGACCTCCCTGCGCGAGATCGCCGAGCGCCTGGACGTCACCAAGGCGGCGCTCTACTACCACTTCAAGACGAAGGAAGAGATCCTCGTCAGCCTCTTCGAGGACCTCACACAGCCCATCGAGGACCTGATCGAGTGGGGGCGGCAGCAGCCGCACACGCTGGCCACCAAGCAGGAGATAGTGCGCCGTTACGACCAGGCACTGAGCGGGGCGGCGCCGCTGTTCCGCTTCATGCAGGAGAACCAGGCGACGGTGCGGGAGCTGCGCATCGGAGACACGTTCAAGGACCGGATGCGCGGCCTGCGGGACATCATCATCGACCCGGACTCCGGGCTGACCGACCAAGTCCGCTGTATCAGCGCCATCTTCACGCTGCACGCCGGCATGTTCGTGCTGCAGGACCTGGAGGGCGACCCCGAGGAGAAGCGCAAGGCCGTCCTCGAGGTCGCGATCGATCTGGTGACCCAGGCCCACCGGGGCGCGGAGGGCTCCTGA
- a CDS encoding M23 family metallopeptidase: protein MFQRATSRSTRATKLRTRAAVLAAGLGVSVAMGAGAASAAEMAAAPTAAVAKSAAAWVDPVKNYTLTAGFDQAGSHWMHKHSGQDFAVPIGTDVVAAHGGTVVKAGPYGGGDGPAYGNAIVIKHGDGLYSQYAHLSRIDVKVGQVVATGQHIARSGNTGNTTGPHLHFEIRTTPNYGSAVNPLTFLRAHGVKV from the coding sequence ATGTTCCAGCGCGCCACGTCCCGTTCCACCCGTGCGACCAAGCTCCGTACTCGTGCCGCCGTCCTGGCCGCCGGTCTGGGGGTCTCGGTCGCCATGGGCGCGGGCGCAGCGTCCGCCGCCGAGATGGCGGCGGCCCCCACCGCCGCCGTCGCCAAGTCGGCCGCCGCCTGGGTCGACCCCGTGAAGAACTACACGCTCACCGCCGGCTTCGACCAGGCCGGCAGCCACTGGATGCACAAGCACAGCGGCCAGGACTTCGCCGTGCCGATCGGCACCGACGTCGTCGCCGCGCACGGCGGCACCGTCGTCAAGGCCGGCCCGTACGGCGGCGGTGACGGCCCCGCGTACGGCAACGCCATCGTCATCAAGCACGGCGACGGGCTGTACTCCCAGTACGCGCACCTCTCGCGGATCGACGTGAAGGTCGGCCAGGTCGTCGCCACCGGTCAGCACATAGCCCGGTCCGGCAACACCGGTAACACCACCGGTCCGCACCTGCACTTCGAGATCCGTACGACCCCCAACTACGGCTCGGCGGTCAACCCGCTCACCTTCCTGCGCGCCCACGGCGTGAAGGTCTGA
- a CDS encoding MDR family MFS transporter: MADTVKTESAEGEAGKQPKSVRVVLLALMIAMMLAMLDNMIVGTAMPTIVGELGGLQHLSWVVTAYTLATAAATPLWGKLGDMYGRKGAFMTSIVIFLVGSALSGMAQNMGELIGFRAIQGLGAGGLMVGVMAIIGDLIPPRERGKYQGMMAGVMALAMIGGPLVGGTITDNWGWRWAFYINLPLGVVALAAISAVLHLPKKRAQARIDYLGAALLTVGISSIVLVTTWGGSEYAWTSARIMELIAIGVAALVGFVFWQTKAAEPIVPLHIFRSRNFSLMSLIGFITGFVMFGAVLFLPLYQQSVQGASATNSGLLLLPMLGAMMVVSLIAGRVTTNSGRYKVFPVVGGVLMISGLYLLSLMDTGTSRVTSGLYMAVLGAGMGCLMQITMLVAQNSVEMKDMGVASSSTTLFRTLGSSFGVAIMGALFNNRVQHVMAERAGALGSKITEQSAQLDAKSLQKLPAVAREAYQHAVSAGTHSAFLLGSVVAVVALVAAVFVKEVPLRGAGPKADEAAKDSAPTDDDAPKAPVIEPV; the protein is encoded by the coding sequence ATGGCGGACACAGTGAAAACCGAGTCGGCCGAGGGGGAGGCGGGCAAACAGCCGAAGAGCGTGCGCGTGGTCCTGCTGGCGCTCATGATCGCGATGATGCTCGCGATGCTCGACAACATGATCGTGGGCACCGCGATGCCGACGATCGTCGGCGAGCTCGGCGGACTTCAGCACCTGTCGTGGGTGGTGACCGCGTACACCCTCGCGACCGCCGCGGCCACCCCGCTGTGGGGCAAGCTCGGCGACATGTACGGGCGCAAGGGCGCCTTCATGACCTCGATCGTGATCTTCCTGGTCGGGTCCGCGCTGAGCGGCATGGCGCAGAACATGGGCGAGCTCATCGGCTTCCGCGCCATCCAGGGCCTGGGCGCCGGCGGTCTGATGGTCGGCGTGATGGCCATCATCGGTGACCTGATCCCGCCGCGGGAGCGAGGCAAGTACCAGGGCATGATGGCCGGCGTCATGGCGCTGGCGATGATCGGCGGCCCGCTGGTCGGCGGCACCATCACCGACAACTGGGGCTGGCGCTGGGCCTTCTACATCAACCTGCCGCTCGGCGTGGTGGCCCTCGCCGCGATCAGCGCCGTCCTGCACCTGCCGAAGAAGCGGGCGCAGGCGCGGATCGACTACCTGGGCGCCGCGCTGCTCACCGTCGGCATCAGCTCCATCGTCCTCGTCACCACCTGGGGCGGCTCGGAGTACGCCTGGACCTCCGCGCGGATCATGGAGCTCATCGCGATCGGTGTGGCCGCGCTGGTCGGGTTCGTGTTCTGGCAGACCAAGGCCGCGGAGCCGATCGTTCCGTTGCACATCTTCCGCAGCCGCAACTTCAGCCTGATGTCGCTGATCGGCTTCATCACCGGCTTCGTGATGTTCGGCGCGGTGCTCTTCCTGCCGCTGTACCAGCAGTCGGTGCAGGGCGCCTCCGCGACCAACTCCGGTCTGCTGCTGCTGCCCATGCTCGGCGCGATGATGGTCGTGTCGCTGATCGCGGGCCGGGTCACCACCAACAGCGGCCGCTACAAGGTCTTCCCGGTCGTCGGCGGCGTGCTGATGATCAGCGGGCTGTACCTGCTGTCCCTGATGGACACCGGGACCAGCCGCGTGACCTCCGGTCTCTACATGGCCGTCCTGGGCGCGGGCATGGGCTGCCTGATGCAGATCACCATGCTGGTGGCGCAGAACAGCGTGGAGATGAAGGACATGGGCGTGGCGTCCTCCTCCACCACCCTCTTCCGTACGCTCGGCTCGTCCTTCGGCGTGGCGATCATGGGCGCGCTGTTCAACAACCGGGTCCAGCACGTCATGGCCGAGCGGGCCGGTGCGCTGGGCTCCAAGATCACCGAGCAGTCCGCGCAGCTCGACGCGAAGAGCCTGCAGAAGCTGCCGGCGGTGGCCCGCGAGGCCTACCAGCACGCGGTGTCGGCCGGCACGCACTCCGCGTTCCTGCTGGGCTCCGTGGTGGCGGTGGTCGCGCTGGTCGCGGCGGTGTTCGTCAAGGAGGTGCCGCTCAGGGGCGCCGGACCGAAGGCGGACGAGGCCGCGAAGGACTCCGCCCCGACGGACGACGACGCGCCGAAGGCACCGGTGATCGAGCCGGTCTGA
- the cseB gene encoding two-component system response regulator CseB, translating into MAEQTHVLFVEDDDVIREATQLALERDGFAVTAMPDGLSGLEAFRARRPDIALLDVMVPGLDGVSLCRRIRDESTVPVIMLSARADSIDVVLGLEAGADDYVTKPFDGAVLVARIRAVLRRFGHAGGARAEADSAAVAGGVLTFGELEIDTEGMEVRRAGQPVALTPTEMRLLLEFSSAPGTVLSRDKLLERVWDYGWGGDTRVVDVHVQRLRAKIGQDRIETVRGFGYKLKA; encoded by the coding sequence ATGGCAGAGCAGACCCACGTCCTGTTCGTCGAGGACGACGATGTCATCCGTGAGGCCACACAGCTCGCCCTGGAGCGGGACGGCTTCGCGGTCACGGCCATGCCGGACGGCCTGTCGGGCCTGGAGGCGTTCCGGGCGCGGCGGCCCGACATCGCGCTGCTGGACGTCATGGTCCCTGGCCTCGACGGCGTCAGCCTGTGCCGGCGCATCCGCGACGAGTCGACGGTGCCGGTGATCATGCTGTCGGCCCGGGCGGACTCCATCGACGTGGTGCTGGGGCTGGAGGCGGGCGCCGACGACTACGTGACCAAGCCGTTCGACGGCGCCGTCCTGGTCGCCCGCATCCGCGCGGTGCTGCGCCGCTTCGGGCACGCGGGCGGAGCCAGGGCAGAGGCCGACTCCGCCGCCGTGGCCGGCGGTGTACTGACGTTCGGCGAACTGGAGATCGACACCGAGGGCATGGAGGTGCGCCGGGCCGGGCAGCCGGTGGCGCTGACCCCCACCGAGATGCGGCTGCTCCTGGAGTTCTCCTCCGCGCCGGGCACGGTGCTGTCCCGGGACAAGCTGCTGGAGCGGGTGTGGGACTACGGCTGGGGTGGTGACACGCGGGTCGTCGACGTCCATGTGCAGCGGCTGCGCGCGAAGATCGGCCAGGACCGCATCGAGACGGTCCGCGGCTTCGGCTACAAGCTGAAGGCCTGA